The window cagaagcctcaccactaactggacccaccgacatgtcagtaactgggatggtgagctgtgagatggaagctgacgccaaaacgatgccaccctcagaggtcccttcacccatatcctccgaggactcgtccgagctgtccTGACCAGGATGAGCGGGAGGTGCAGTACGGGCTAGAATCCAGAAGGCCCTGGGgcatccggatctgtccctgcaacacaggacacaaggttaagtgcaagggagggaaaggaatccaggatgcaaaaaacgtgattcacatttctccattgaacgtaGAACAAAGCCCCAAAAAGTTAcatcataggaacaggcccttcggccctccaagcctgtagcgaccaggctgcccatctgatttgttacctcctacccttccggggaccatatgcctctattcccatcccattcatataGCTATAGAGAtgtcccttaaaggtcactattgtatctgcaccTGCGAActccccctggcagcgagttccaggcacccactaccctctctgtgcaaacaaacatgcctcgtacatctcctttaaaccttgcctcttgcaccCAAAACTCGAgctcccgagaagttgcctcatagtgagtggaggaatgacaggtgctcacgtcttgacggcagcccgaccacgctgtcgctgacagcccgcacCTCCCCGTCCCTTGACAGCTCCAGCGCCTGCTCCTCAaatggggtgaggacccggaggtctggctcaccaccccatgtcttcaccctctcacgggtgttatggttggtcttctcctgtggagacagaaggagccatgaaacaaatgatggcgtgactcctgcaaagtatcaggtggtgggcccttagagggcaagcgcagtgggctCTTGGGGGAAtaggaaggagctgcttgggggttaggagctggaagcatgcagggtgctggggatgggtggatctgggggggggatttgggggaagatgtaagatggggttcagcactcacccttgctgcacggatgaagtCATTGACCTTTTTCTGACACTGCTTCGCGGTTTGGGCCCATGCACTGACCGAAgcggcgactgcctcccaggccgcatttctatcagccccccccccgggtctgcatcttcctggggtggagggtgccccacctcgcctctgctgcatccagtagcctccccagGTCTCTCTCAGAAAAtcagggggctggtcgtgcgcacatttcctgtaggaatgcctgcctgcctgtccattcttgggtttttaatggagctgcccctcattaggcagatcagctgcag of the Mustelus asterias chromosome 21, sMusAst1.hap1.1, whole genome shotgun sequence genome contains:
- the LOC144509020 gene encoding uncharacterized protein LOC144509020 isoform X2, whose product is MRQLLGSSSFGCKRQGLKEMDRSGCPRAFWILARTAPPAHPGQDSSDESSEDMGEGTSEGGIVLASASISQLTIPVTDMSVGPVSGEASGSLSGELKFDLHSGSSMYHLRDALQQLITNFI